Proteins encoded by one window of Actinocorallia herbida:
- a CDS encoding DUF349 domain-containing protein has translation MSSATDPWGRVDEEGTVYVKTADGERVVGSWQAGAPEEALAYFKRKFDSLATEITLLEQRIKTTDLAPAQASSSIERLRESVVDAAAVGDLDSLVQRLDALGELAGKKREELKVQRDHARGAAKEAKERIVAEAERIAVEETHWKNGGERLRLLVEEWKAAERIDRATETVLWKRLSAARNAFTKRRKAYFSSLEDQRSVAQNEKESLVAEAEAISGSTQWNDTAAAYRALMNRWKNAGRASRESEEELWGRFKAAQDTFFNARKAAFDERDAEFAGNAEVKEKILEEAERLVPIKNLRQTKQSLRSIQEKWEAAGMVPRADRDRLEGRLRKVEDAVRQAEEAEWRRSNPEARARAEATVAQLRTSIEQLETKLAKAQAANNAKGIKDAEEGLTARRAWLEEAERTLAEFSG, from the coding sequence GTGTCCAGCGCCACAGATCCGTGGGGCCGTGTCGACGAAGAGGGCACGGTCTACGTGAAGACCGCGGACGGCGAGAGGGTCGTGGGGTCCTGGCAGGCAGGAGCCCCTGAGGAGGCCCTTGCCTACTTCAAGCGCAAGTTCGACTCGCTCGCCACCGAGATCACGCTGCTGGAGCAGCGGATCAAGACCACCGACCTGGCTCCGGCCCAGGCGTCCAGCAGCATCGAGCGGCTGCGCGAGTCCGTGGTGGACGCCGCGGCCGTCGGCGATCTGGACTCCCTGGTCCAGCGGCTGGACGCCCTCGGTGAGCTCGCGGGCAAGAAGCGCGAGGAGCTCAAGGTCCAGCGCGACCACGCCCGCGGCGCCGCCAAGGAGGCCAAGGAGCGCATCGTCGCCGAGGCCGAGCGGATCGCCGTCGAGGAGACGCACTGGAAGAACGGCGGCGAGCGCCTGCGCCTGCTGGTCGAGGAGTGGAAGGCCGCCGAGCGGATCGACCGCGCCACCGAGACCGTGCTGTGGAAGCGCCTGTCGGCCGCCCGCAACGCCTTCACCAAGCGCCGCAAGGCCTACTTCTCCTCGCTCGAGGACCAGCGGTCCGTCGCGCAGAACGAGAAGGAGAGCCTGGTCGCCGAGGCCGAGGCGATCTCGGGTTCGACCCAGTGGAACGACACCGCCGCGGCCTACCGCGCGCTGATGAACCGCTGGAAGAACGCCGGGCGCGCCTCGCGGGAGTCCGAGGAGGAGCTGTGGGGCCGGTTCAAGGCCGCCCAGGACACCTTCTTCAACGCCCGCAAGGCCGCCTTCGACGAGCGTGACGCGGAGTTCGCGGGCAACGCCGAGGTGAAGGAGAAGATCCTGGAGGAGGCCGAGCGCCTCGTCCCGATCAAGAACCTCCGCCAGACCAAGCAGTCGCTGCGCTCCATCCAGGAGAAGTGGGAGGCCGCGGGCATGGTCCCGCGCGCCGACCGCGACCGCCTCGAGGGCCGGCTCCGCAAGGTCGAGGACGCCGTCCGCCAGGCCGAAGAGGCCGAATGGCGCCGCTCCAACCCCGAGGCCCGCGCCCGCGCCGAAGCCACCGTCGCCCAGCTCCGCACCAGCATCGAGCAGCTGGAGACCAAGCTGGCCAAGGCCCAGGCCGCGAACAACGCCAAGGGGATCAAGGACGCGGAAGAGGGCCTCACCGCCCGCCGCGCCTGGCTCGAAGAGGCCGAACGCACCCTGGCCGAGTTCTCCGGCTGA
- a CDS encoding TIGR03086 family metal-binding protein encodes MTSSATEEPSGFHRALDLFEEAASAVPADAWGNPSPCSEWTARDVLGHVIGIQYEIVALTRGDVPPRVGDAPGRFAAGPVPLASWTAARAACTAALTPGALDRLVPFAGFGELPLRTLLDTYVLELLVHTWDLAQAAAVPVRLDPDLVHHALATAQVIAPGLRRDGLVAAPLPAPRGTGELPRLLAFLGRPTG; translated from the coding sequence ATGACGTCCTCCGCCACCGAAGAGCCCAGCGGATTCCACCGCGCCCTGGACCTCTTCGAGGAGGCCGCGTCCGCCGTCCCCGCCGACGCCTGGGGCAATCCGTCCCCCTGTTCCGAATGGACGGCCAGGGACGTTCTCGGCCACGTCATCGGAATCCAGTACGAGATAGTCGCGCTCACCCGGGGCGACGTCCCCCCGCGCGTCGGCGACGCCCCCGGCCGCTTCGCCGCGGGACCCGTCCCCCTCGCCTCCTGGACGGCCGCCCGCGCCGCCTGCACCGCGGCCCTCACCCCCGGGGCCCTCGACCGCCTCGTCCCCTTCGCCGGCTTCGGCGAACTCCCCCTCCGCACCCTCCTGGACACCTACGTCCTGGAACTCCTGGTCCACACCTGGGACCTCGCCCAGGCCGCCGCGGTCCCCGTCCGCCTGGACCCCGACCTCGTCCACCACGCCCTCGCCACCGCCCAGGTGATCGCCCCCGGCCTGCGCCGCGACGGCCTCGTCGCCGCCCCTCTCCCCGCCCCCCGCGGCACCGGCGAGCTCCCCCGCCTCCTCGCCTTCCTCGGCCGCCCCACCGGCTGA
- a CDS encoding replication-associated recombination protein A, translating to MESLFDEPAEEARRAHEPLAVRMRPRNLDEVVGQSHLTGPGTAVRQLVERDAPMSLVLWGPPGTGKTTLASVVSKATSRRFVEISAVSDGVKAVRDAIAEAKRSLGMSGRQTLLFVDEVHRFNKAQQDALLPAVENRWVSFIGATTENPFFSVNSPLLSRSLLLTLQPLGDEEVREVLRRALSDERGIRAKVTPEAEDQLVRLAGGDARRTLTYLEAAALVGDGEITLEVLEKAVDQAAVRYDRDGDQHYDVISAFIKSIRGSDPDAALHYLARMIVAGEDPRFIARRLIVHASEDIGMADPTALQTAIAAAKAVEHVGLPEARINLAQAVIHLALAPKSNAVITAIDEAMADVRRGNVGHVPNHLRDAHYKGAEKLGHGKGYLYPHDHPGGVVAQQYAPDELAARRYYRPTRHGAESRWAEVLERIGKALRGR from the coding sequence ATGGAAAGCCTGTTCGATGAGCCTGCCGAGGAGGCGCGGCGCGCGCATGAGCCGCTGGCGGTCCGGATGCGCCCCCGGAACCTTGACGAGGTGGTCGGCCAGTCTCACCTGACCGGTCCCGGCACCGCGGTGCGCCAGCTCGTGGAGCGGGACGCCCCGATGTCGCTGGTGCTGTGGGGCCCGCCGGGCACCGGCAAGACGACGCTCGCCTCGGTCGTCAGCAAGGCGACCAGCCGCCGCTTCGTGGAGATCTCCGCGGTCTCCGACGGGGTCAAGGCGGTCCGGGACGCGATCGCGGAGGCGAAGCGGAGCCTGGGGATGTCCGGGCGGCAGACCCTGCTGTTCGTGGACGAGGTGCACCGGTTCAACAAGGCGCAGCAGGACGCGCTGCTCCCGGCCGTCGAGAACCGGTGGGTGTCCTTCATCGGCGCGACCACCGAGAACCCGTTCTTCTCGGTGAACTCCCCGCTGCTCTCCCGCTCCCTCCTCCTGACGCTCCAGCCCCTCGGTGACGAAGAGGTCAGGGAGGTCCTGAGAAGGGCGCTGAGCGACGAACGGGGCATCCGGGCCAAGGTGACCCCGGAGGCGGAGGACCAGCTCGTCAGGCTCGCAGGAGGCGACGCGAGGCGCACCCTCACCTACCTGGAGGCCGCGGCCCTCGTCGGCGACGGCGAGATCACCCTTGAGGTCCTGGAGAAGGCCGTCGACCAGGCCGCGGTCCGCTACGACCGGGACGGCGACCAGCACTACGACGTCATCAGCGCGTTCATCAAGAGCATCCGCGGCAGTGACCCCGACGCGGCCCTGCACTACCTCGCCCGCATGATCGTCGCGGGGGAGGACCCGCGCTTCATCGCCCGCCGCCTCATCGTGCACGCCAGCGAGGACATCGGCATGGCCGACCCGACCGCGCTCCAGACGGCGATCGCCGCGGCCAAGGCGGTCGAGCACGTCGGCCTGCCGGAGGCGCGGATCAACCTCGCGCAGGCGGTGATCCATCTGGCGCTGGCGCCGAAGTCCAACGCGGTGATCACCGCGATCGACGAGGCGATGGCCGACGTGCGGCGCGGCAACGTCGGGCACGTCCCGAACCATCTGCGGGACGCCCACTACAAGGGCGCCGAGAAGCTCGGCCACGGCAAGGGCTACCTGTACCCCCACGACCATCCCGGCGGCGTCGTCGCGCAGCAGTACGCCCCGGACGAACTGGCCGCCCGCCGCTACTACCGGCCGACCCGGCACGGCGCGGAGTCGCGCTGGGCGGAGGTGCTGGAACGGATCGGCAAAGCGCTGAGGGGCCGCTGA
- a CDS encoding DUF948 domain-containing protein, whose translation MLTGGQLAGLIVAVFWAILVCFVSLVLLRLAKVLREAAKLVGDLADQAGPLLDDMAKTVEQAGEQLDRTDVITKQVAGVSQNVSAVTTVMTSVVSGPLVKAASFSYGVRKALGRPDEQPSRPQLPAQRKGRR comes from the coding sequence ATGCTCACTGGTGGACAGCTCGCTGGTCTGATCGTCGCCGTCTTCTGGGCGATCCTGGTGTGCTTCGTCTCGCTGGTGCTGCTGCGCCTGGCCAAGGTGCTGCGCGAGGCGGCCAAGCTCGTCGGCGACCTCGCCGACCAGGCGGGCCCCCTGCTCGACGACATGGCCAAGACCGTCGAGCAGGCCGGCGAACAGCTCGACCGGACCGACGTGATCACCAAGCAGGTCGCCGGGGTCAGCCAGAACGTCTCGGCGGTGACCACGGTGATGACGTCCGTGGTGAGCGGGCCGCTGGTGAAGGCCGCTTCCTTCTCCTACGGGGTGCGCAAGGCGCTGGGCCGTCCGGACGAGCAGCCGTCGCGGCCGCAGCTGCCCGCGCAGCGGAAGGGGCGCCGATGA
- the alaS gene encoding alanine--tRNA ligase has product MESAEIARRYLRYFEEKGHLVVPSASLVAEDPTLLLVPAGMVPFKPYFLAQRTPPAQRMTSCQKCVRTPDIEEVGKTTRHGTFFQMLGNFSIADYFKEQAIPFAWELLTKPQADGGFGFPEERLWVTVLHDDDESADLWHKNVGVPMDRIQRRGLADNFWHMGVPGPGGPCSEIYYDRGPEYGRDGGPEADEDRYLEVWNLVFMQFQLSAVRSKIDFDISGELPGKNIDTGMGLERMAAILQGVDNIYETDTMWAILDRAAGLTKSQYGKDATDDVSLRVVADHVRSGMMMVADGIIPSNEGRGYVLRRILRRAVRKLRLLGGGQDAGLMHELTATAVKAMGEQYPELVRTAANIHTVIDAEEESFLRTLRTGESIFDVAAAESKRAGRGTVGGADAFKLHDTYGFPIELTLEMASEQGLSVDEDGFRRLMQEQRDRAKADAREKKTGNADVSVLGDLLESVGGKVDFLGYGAYDSEARVVGLLVHGANVAEAPEGTEVEVVLDRTPFYAEGGGQLADQGVIKFLGGAEIAVHDVQSPLPGLTVHRGVVKSGLARSGDTVLAEIDRSRRMAISRSHSATHLVHAGFRKALGESAAQAGSENSPGRFRFDFTASGAVPVSVLRDVEDEVNDVLMHDLEVRAFTTSQTEAVAMGAMALFGEKYGDEVRVVEIGEYSRELCGGTHVGSSGQLGVVKLMSESSIGAGVRRIEALVGMDAFRFLAKENVLVNQLAEQVKARREELPERIAGIVTKLREAEKDLERLRAEQILSASAGLAEQAKDVNGTAFVGHRAPDGVGADDLRKLAIDVRDRLAGRPAVVVITAVPKDRPVVVVAVNEPGRERGHKAGRLVGVTAKVLGGNGGGKDDLAQGGGADPGKIEEALAVVERQVGAE; this is encoded by the coding sequence ATGGAGTCGGCTGAAATCGCGCGCCGATACCTGCGGTACTTCGAGGAGAAGGGGCACCTCGTGGTGCCGTCGGCGAGCCTCGTCGCCGAGGACCCGACGCTGCTGCTGGTCCCCGCCGGCATGGTTCCGTTCAAGCCCTACTTCCTGGCCCAGCGGACCCCGCCCGCGCAGCGGATGACCAGCTGCCAGAAGTGCGTGCGGACGCCGGACATCGAAGAGGTCGGCAAGACCACCCGGCACGGCACCTTCTTCCAGATGCTCGGCAACTTCTCCATCGCCGACTACTTCAAGGAGCAGGCGATCCCGTTCGCCTGGGAGCTGCTGACCAAGCCCCAGGCCGACGGCGGCTTCGGCTTCCCGGAGGAGAGGCTCTGGGTCACCGTCCTGCACGACGACGACGAGTCCGCCGACCTGTGGCACAAGAACGTCGGCGTCCCCATGGACCGGATCCAGCGCCGCGGCCTCGCCGACAACTTCTGGCACATGGGCGTCCCCGGCCCCGGCGGACCCTGCTCGGAGATCTACTACGACCGCGGTCCCGAGTACGGCCGCGACGGCGGGCCCGAGGCCGACGAGGACAGGTACCTCGAGGTCTGGAACCTCGTCTTCATGCAGTTCCAGCTGAGCGCGGTCCGGTCCAAGATCGACTTCGACATCAGCGGCGAGCTGCCCGGCAAGAACATCGACACCGGCATGGGCCTGGAACGCATGGCGGCGATCCTCCAGGGCGTCGACAACATCTACGAGACCGACACGATGTGGGCGATCCTGGACAGGGCCGCCGGCCTCACGAAGTCCCAGTACGGCAAGGACGCCACCGACGACGTGTCCCTGCGCGTCGTGGCCGACCACGTCCGGTCCGGCATGATGATGGTCGCCGACGGCATCATCCCGTCCAACGAGGGCCGCGGCTACGTGCTGCGCCGCATCCTGCGCCGCGCCGTCCGCAAGCTGCGGCTGCTCGGCGGGGGCCAGGACGCCGGGCTGATGCACGAGCTGACCGCCACCGCCGTCAAGGCGATGGGCGAGCAGTACCCCGAGCTGGTCCGCACCGCCGCCAACATCCACACCGTGATCGACGCCGAGGAAGAGAGCTTCCTGCGCACGCTGCGCACCGGCGAGTCGATCTTCGACGTGGCCGCGGCGGAATCCAAGCGCGCCGGGCGCGGCACCGTCGGCGGCGCGGACGCGTTCAAGCTGCACGACACCTACGGCTTCCCGATCGAGCTGACCCTGGAGATGGCCTCCGAGCAGGGCCTGTCGGTCGACGAGGACGGCTTCCGCCGCCTCATGCAGGAGCAGCGCGACCGGGCCAAGGCCGACGCCCGCGAGAAGAAGACCGGCAACGCCGACGTCTCCGTGCTGGGCGACCTCCTGGAGAGCGTCGGCGGCAAGGTCGACTTCCTCGGCTACGGCGCCTACGACTCCGAGGCCCGCGTCGTCGGCCTCCTCGTGCACGGCGCGAACGTGGCCGAGGCGCCCGAGGGCACCGAGGTCGAGGTCGTGCTCGACCGCACCCCGTTCTACGCCGAGGGCGGCGGCCAGCTCGCCGACCAGGGCGTCATCAAGTTCCTGGGCGGCGCGGAGATCGCCGTCCACGACGTGCAGTCGCCGCTGCCGGGCCTGACCGTGCACCGCGGCGTCGTCAAGAGCGGCCTGGCCCGCTCCGGCGACACCGTGCTGGCCGAGATCGACAGGTCCCGCCGCATGGCGATCTCCCGCTCGCACAGCGCCACCCACCTGGTCCACGCGGGCTTCCGCAAGGCGCTGGGCGAGTCGGCGGCGCAGGCGGGCTCGGAGAACTCGCCCGGCCGCTTCCGCTTCGACTTCACCGCCTCCGGCGCGGTGCCCGTCTCGGTGCTGCGCGACGTCGAGGACGAGGTCAACGACGTCCTGATGCACGACCTGGAGGTCCGCGCGTTCACCACCTCGCAGACCGAGGCCGTCGCGATGGGCGCGATGGCGCTGTTCGGCGAGAAGTACGGCGACGAGGTCCGCGTCGTGGAGATCGGCGAGTACTCGCGCGAGCTGTGCGGCGGCACCCACGTGGGCAGCTCCGGCCAGCTCGGCGTGGTCAAGCTGATGAGCGAGTCGTCGATCGGTGCGGGCGTGCGGCGCATCGAGGCGCTGGTCGGCATGGACGCGTTCCGCTTCCTGGCCAAGGAGAACGTGCTGGTCAACCAGCTCGCCGAGCAGGTCAAGGCGCGCCGCGAGGAGCTGCCGGAGCGGATCGCCGGCATCGTCACCAAGCTGCGCGAGGCCGAGAAGGACCTGGAGCGGCTGCGCGCCGAGCAGATCCTGTCCGCCTCCGCGGGCCTGGCCGAGCAGGCCAAGGACGTCAACGGCACCGCGTTCGTGGGCCACCGCGCCCCCGACGGCGTGGGCGCGGACGACCTGCGCAAGCTCGCCATCGACGTCAGGGACCGCCTGGCGGGCCGTCCGGCGGTCGTCGTGATCACGGCGGTGCCCAAGGACCGCCCGGTCGTCGTGGTGGCCGTGAACGAGCCCGGCCGCGAGCGCGGCCACAAGGCGGGCCGCCTCGTCGGCGTCACCGCCAAGGTGCTCGGCGGCAACGGCGGCGGCAAGGACGACCTCGCCCAGGGCGGCGGGGCCGACCCGGGCAAGATCGAAGAGGCGCTCGCGGTGGTGGAGCGCCAGGTGGGCGCCGAGTGA
- the ruvX gene encoding Holliday junction resolvase RuvX, with the protein MRNGVRLGVDVGSVRIGVARSDPAGILAVPVETVRAGRGDVARIVALVSEFEALEVIVGLPAHLSGKEGPAAASARAFATRLARKLPFGTVRLYDERLTTVTAASGLRSGGTKAKDQRRVIDQAAATVLLQAALDAERLTGNPPGVPVKGRE; encoded by the coding sequence GTGAGAAACGGTGTTCGGCTCGGGGTCGATGTGGGCAGTGTCCGTATTGGCGTTGCCCGCAGCGACCCCGCCGGCATCCTGGCCGTCCCCGTGGAGACGGTCCGGGCAGGACGGGGCGATGTCGCACGCATCGTCGCGCTCGTGTCCGAATTCGAAGCCCTGGAGGTGATCGTGGGCCTGCCCGCCCACCTCTCCGGCAAGGAGGGGCCCGCCGCGGCCTCGGCCAGGGCATTTGCCACCAGATTGGCACGGAAACTCCCCTTCGGTACCGTACGCCTTTACGACGAGCGTTTGACGACCGTGACCGCCGCGAGCGGGCTGCGGTCCGGCGGAACCAAGGCGAAGGACCAGCGACGGGTGATCGACCAGGCGGCGGCCACAGTGCTGCTTCAGGCGGCACTCGACGCCGAGCGGCTCACCGGCAATCCACCGGGCGTGCCCGTCAAGGGGAGAGAGTGA
- the mltG gene encoding endolytic transglycosylase MltG, translating to MNDDFWGEETRRDSRADRTARADRTERTVQRKRDKRKKRGGGAAAMAAVLFLVVVLGGGGYFGYSKLEGFMRPPDYDGQGTGEKTIEVKEGDYTSAIADTLFKEDVVKSSKAFIKAAEEEPDIQGVQPGFYKMRSKMSAAAAVQLILDPKARAHILTIPEGLWVSEIYQKLAKESGVPLKQFKKIKPKDLGLPAYAKGNPEGFLFPGQYSLPPDASATELVKPMVDRFKQEIQKVDLKAGAKKHNMKPAEIITMASVIQAEAAKPEDQAKVARVIYNRIKIGRNLEFDTPVMYVHQRRTIEVLHKDLEVDSPYNVYQHPGLPPGPISQPGLTAIKAALNPTPGDWIFFVAVDPVNQITEFGETEEDFAKMKARFEKWLKEHPQP from the coding sequence GTGAACGACGACTTCTGGGGCGAGGAGACCCGGCGTGACAGCCGGGCCGACCGGACCGCCCGAGCCGACCGCACCGAGCGCACCGTGCAGCGCAAGCGCGACAAGCGTAAGAAGCGGGGCGGGGGCGCGGCGGCGATGGCCGCGGTCCTCTTCCTCGTCGTCGTCCTCGGCGGCGGCGGGTACTTCGGCTACTCCAAGCTCGAGGGCTTCATGCGGCCCCCGGACTACGACGGCCAGGGCACCGGCGAGAAGACCATCGAGGTCAAGGAGGGCGACTACACCTCCGCGATCGCCGACACCCTCTTCAAGGAAGACGTGGTGAAGTCCAGCAAGGCCTTCATCAAGGCCGCCGAGGAAGAGCCGGACATCCAGGGCGTACAGCCGGGGTTCTACAAGATGCGCAGCAAGATGTCGGCCGCGGCCGCGGTGCAGCTCATCCTCGACCCCAAGGCCCGCGCGCACATCCTGACGATCCCCGAGGGCCTGTGGGTGTCGGAGATCTACCAGAAGCTCGCCAAGGAGAGCGGCGTCCCGCTCAAGCAGTTCAAGAAGATCAAGCCCAAGGACCTGGGCCTGCCCGCCTATGCCAAGGGCAACCCCGAGGGCTTCCTGTTCCCCGGCCAGTACAGCCTGCCGCCCGACGCGTCGGCGACCGAACTGGTGAAGCCGATGGTCGACCGCTTCAAGCAGGAGATCCAGAAGGTCGACCTCAAGGCCGGCGCCAAGAAGCACAACATGAAGCCGGCCGAGATCATCACGATGGCGAGCGTCATCCAGGCCGAGGCGGCCAAGCCCGAGGACCAGGCCAAGGTCGCCCGGGTGATCTACAACCGGATCAAGATCGGCCGGAACCTGGAGTTCGACACCCCGGTCATGTACGTCCACCAGCGGCGCACGATCGAGGTGCTGCACAAGGATCTCGAGGTCGACTCGCCGTACAACGTGTACCAGCACCCCGGCCTGCCGCCCGGTCCGATCAGCCAGCCGGGCCTCACCGCGATCAAGGCCGCACTGAACCCGACCCCCGGAGACTGGATCTTCTTCGTGGCGGTCGACCCGGTGAACCAGATCACCGAGTTCGGTGAGACCGAGGAGGACTTCGCCAAGATGAAGGCGCGGTTCGAGAAGTGGCTCAAGGAGCACCCGCAGCCGTGA
- a CDS encoding shikimate dehydrogenase: MTRAAVLGSPIAHSLSPVLHRAAYAALRLDGWTYERHECAEDGLAAFLTEDFAGLSLTMPLKRVALDLATERSDLAVKTGGANTLVRRPGGGWSADNTDVYGILQALAEGGVTALDRVVVLGGGATAASSLAAASLLGAERAILAVRTPARAAETAEVGPRFSLPTEVVPLADLESALEGADLVMSTLPGDAAAPYAAAVAASKLPLFDAIYAPWPTALAKASLAEGAPVVNGFAMLLHQAVRQVTLMTGRDDVPVEAMRAAGTSELTRRQSAAH; encoded by the coding sequence GTGACCCGCGCCGCCGTCCTGGGCTCGCCCATCGCCCACTCCCTGTCCCCCGTCCTGCACCGGGCCGCCTACGCGGCGCTGCGCCTGGACGGCTGGACCTACGAGCGGCACGAGTGCGCCGAGGACGGCCTCGCGGCGTTCCTCACCGAGGATTTCGCGGGCCTGTCGCTGACGATGCCGCTCAAGCGGGTCGCGCTGGACCTCGCGACCGAACGCAGCGACCTCGCGGTGAAGACGGGCGGCGCGAACACCCTCGTGCGCCGCCCCGGCGGCGGCTGGTCCGCCGACAACACCGACGTGTACGGCATCCTCCAGGCCCTCGCCGAAGGCGGCGTCACGGCGCTGGACCGGGTCGTCGTCCTGGGCGGCGGCGCCACCGCCGCGTCGTCCCTCGCCGCGGCGTCCCTCCTGGGCGCCGAGCGCGCGATCCTCGCGGTCCGCACCCCCGCCCGCGCCGCCGAGACCGCCGAGGTAGGCCCCCGCTTCTCCCTGCCGACCGAGGTCGTCCCCCTCGCGGACCTGGAGTCGGCCCTGGAGGGCGCCGACCTGGTCATGTCCACCCTCCCCGGCGACGCCGCGGCCCCCTACGCCGCCGCCGTCGCCGCCTCCAAACTCCCCCTCTTCGACGCCATCTACGCCCCCTGGCCCACCGCCCTCGCCAAGGCGTCCCTCGCCGAAGGCGCCCCGGTCGTCAACGGCTTCGCCATGCTCCTGCACCAGGCCGTCCGCCAGGTCACCCTGATGACCGGCCGCGACGACGTCCCCGTCGAAGCCATGCGCGCCGCGGGCACCTCAGAACTCACCCGCCGACAGTCCGCCGCGCACTAG
- a CDS encoding PadR family transcriptional regulator, translating to MPLDASQNGLVLPLLGLLVEQPSHAYALAARLRERYGDLPATRSTVATLLKSLERAGLVAARLPEQVGNRPARTVYRLTPGGADELRRKVETGIAEGRPASVDFLMAVAYLAVLDADRAAGLLAARADRLDGDLAALRDRPEGVAEAHMLEAAYWRVVVSAEAAWTRTLASRVRSRDIEWPGVTEGQEG from the coding sequence ATGCCTCTCGACGCGTCACAGAACGGCCTCGTGCTGCCGCTGCTCGGGCTCCTCGTCGAGCAGCCGTCGCACGCGTACGCGCTCGCGGCCCGGCTGCGCGAACGGTACGGGGACCTCCCCGCCACGCGGAGCACCGTCGCGACCCTCCTGAAATCGCTGGAGCGGGCGGGGCTCGTCGCCGCCCGCCTTCCCGAGCAGGTCGGCAACCGGCCGGCCCGCACGGTCTACCGGCTCACCCCCGGCGGCGCGGACGAGCTGCGCCGAAAGGTCGAGACCGGCATCGCCGAAGGCAGACCCGCCTCGGTCGACTTCCTCATGGCCGTCGCCTATCTCGCCGTCCTCGACGCCGACCGCGCCGCCGGGCTCCTCGCGGCCCGCGCCGACCGGCTGGACGGCGACCTCGCCGCGCTCCGCGATCGCCCCGAGGGCGTCGCCGAGGCGCACATGCTCGAAGCCGCCTACTGGCGCGTCGTCGTCTCGGCGGAGGCCGCATGGACCAGGACGCTCGCATCCCGGGTCCGCTCGCGCGACATCGAGTGGCCCGGCGTCACGGAAGGACAAGAGGGATGA
- the mgrA gene encoding L-glyceraldehyde 3-phosphate reductase, with the protein MNYQAAEDRYDDRLPYRRSGRSGVKLPAVSLGLWHNFGDDKPRETQRAILRRAFDLGVTHFDLANNYGPPAGSAESNFGEIFAQDFRPYRDELLISTKAGYDMWPGPYGEWGSRKYLLSSLDQSLKRMGLDYVDIFYSHRFDPDTPLEETMGALDHAVRSGRALYAGISSYSPERTAEAAAILREMGTPLLIHQPSYSMLNRWIEGGLLDTLEAEGVGCIAFSPLAQGVLTDRYLNGVPADSRAAQNRFLRPEHLTDEILTHVRTLSGLAAARDQTMAQLALSWALRDERVTSVLIGASSVRQLEDSLGSVRNLAFTRAELDAIDADAVEAGINIWSASSAP; encoded by the coding sequence ATGAACTACCAGGCCGCGGAAGACCGCTACGACGACCGCCTCCCCTACCGACGCTCCGGCCGGAGCGGGGTCAAGCTCCCCGCGGTCTCCCTCGGCCTCTGGCACAACTTCGGCGACGACAAGCCGCGCGAGACCCAGCGCGCGATCCTCCGCCGCGCCTTCGACCTCGGCGTCACCCACTTCGACCTGGCCAACAACTACGGTCCGCCCGCTGGGTCCGCCGAGTCCAACTTCGGGGAGATCTTCGCCCAGGACTTCCGGCCTTACCGGGATGAACTGCTCATCTCCACCAAGGCCGGATACGACATGTGGCCCGGCCCGTACGGCGAGTGGGGCTCGCGCAAATACCTGCTGTCCAGCCTGGACCAGTCCCTGAAGCGGATGGGCCTGGACTACGTCGACATCTTCTACAGCCACCGGTTCGACCCGGACACCCCGCTGGAGGAGACGATGGGCGCGCTGGACCACGCCGTCCGCTCCGGCAGGGCCCTGTACGCGGGCATCTCGTCCTACTCCCCCGAGCGGACCGCCGAGGCCGCCGCCATCCTCCGCGAGATGGGCACCCCGCTGCTCATCCACCAGCCGTCCTACTCGATGCTGAACCGCTGGATCGAAGGCGGCCTCCTGGACACCCTGGAGGCCGAGGGCGTCGGCTGCATCGCCTTCTCCCCGCTCGCCCAGGGCGTCCTCACCGACCGCTACCTGAACGGCGTCCCCGCCGACTCCCGCGCCGCCCAGAACCGCTTCCTGCGCCCCGAGCACCTGACCGACGAGATCCTCACCCACGTCCGCACCCTCAGCGGCCTCGCCGCCGCCCGCGACCAGACCATGGCCCAGCTGGCCCTCTCCTGGGCCCTCCGCGACGAGCGCGTCACCTCGGTCCTCATCGGCGCCAGCAGCGTCCGCCAACTGGAGGACTCCCTCGGCTCCGTCCGCAACCTCGCCTTCACCCGCGCCGAACTGGACGCCATCGACGCCGACGCCGTGGAAGCCGGCATCAACATCTGGTCCGCCTCCAGCGCCCCCTGA